From a region of the Hyalangium ruber genome:
- a CDS encoding serine O-acetyltransferase has protein sequence MGVDAMTLYRLARKLHLRGVPLVPNLLRKAIYYLHSSYIPYEAEIGEGTQVGYGGIGVVVHKATRMGRHCLISQQVTIGGRSGLEGAPIIGDYVRIGAGAKILGNIRIGDFAVIGANAVVLKDVPPATVVAGVPARELRKDPDPLTTYQREMGLLPRPEASIQPSGATLQ, from the coding sequence ATGGGCGTGGATGCGATGACGTTGTACCGGCTCGCGCGCAAGCTGCACCTGCGCGGGGTGCCGCTGGTGCCGAACCTGTTGCGCAAGGCCATCTACTATCTGCACAGCTCGTACATTCCGTACGAGGCGGAGATCGGTGAGGGCACCCAGGTTGGCTATGGCGGCATTGGCGTCGTCGTCCACAAGGCCACGCGGATGGGCCGCCACTGCCTCATCTCCCAGCAGGTGACGATCGGCGGGCGCTCGGGCCTCGAAGGAGCTCCGATCATCGGCGACTACGTGCGCATCGGCGCGGGGGCGAAGATCCTCGGCAACATCCGGATCGGCGACTTCGCGGTGATCGGCGCCAATGCGGTGGTGCTCAAGGACGTGCCGCCGGCCACGGTGGTCGCCGGGGTGCCGGCCCGCGAGCTGCGCAAGGATCCGGATCCGCTCACCACCTATCAGCGCGAGATGGGGCTGCTGCCCCGCCCGGAGGCGTCGATTCAGCCTTCGGGTGCCACGCTCCAATAG
- a CDS encoding lipopolysaccharide biosynthesis protein, whose product MSSSSAPAAPGSFLGKAGPLVLARLFTAGLTLCIPLVLARVLSLEEYGTYYQLFLIAMTLYYVLPMGVVQSLYYFLPRAEQKRPYLGQALLFVSGAGVVGAGLVLGLLEPVSRLFSNPALVEYRWPLAIYTALLMGSYPLEVSLTSQGRTRQSAVVYLVSDTLRSAAMVVPCLLGTSLHGMMLAVVGFAGVRYVATWFVALRGASGPLVSGPLLREQLVYAAPFGAAMALSIPQQNAHLYVVAGAVTPALYALYRVGCFQLPVVDLLYTPTSEVLMVRLGELEKAGRLEEAVGAFREAAGKLAFVFLPFAAFLFAAAPEFISALFGAKFLPAVPIFRVSVLGVVLAILPMDGVLRARGYTRAIFVSYLVKALVTVPLVWLGVRHFGMQGGIASWALAELVGKATLLSRVPAALSTPEQRLRIRDVIPWSELGKASMAALAAGLGVFILRASLSGAWVGLPEGFVWRVLPLVVAGVLFTLGYVGVLCATGIRPLRVLASLRPRGAG is encoded by the coding sequence GTGAGTTCATCCTCGGCGCCGGCCGCGCCCGGGTCCTTCCTGGGCAAGGCCGGTCCCCTGGTGCTGGCCCGGCTGTTCACCGCCGGGCTCACGCTGTGCATTCCGCTCGTGCTCGCGCGGGTGCTCAGCCTCGAGGAGTACGGGACGTACTACCAGCTCTTCCTGATCGCGATGACGCTCTACTACGTCCTGCCGATGGGCGTGGTGCAGAGCCTCTACTACTTCCTGCCCCGCGCGGAGCAGAAGCGGCCCTACCTGGGGCAGGCGCTCCTGTTCGTGTCGGGGGCGGGGGTGGTGGGAGCGGGGCTGGTGTTGGGGTTGCTGGAGCCCGTGTCGCGGTTGTTCTCCAACCCGGCGCTCGTGGAGTACCGCTGGCCACTGGCGATCTACACCGCGCTGCTGATGGGCTCGTACCCGCTGGAGGTGTCGCTGACCAGCCAGGGGCGTACCCGGCAGTCGGCGGTGGTGTACCTCGTGTCGGACACCCTGCGCTCGGCGGCCATGGTGGTGCCGTGTCTGCTGGGCACCTCACTGCACGGGATGATGCTGGCGGTGGTGGGGTTCGCCGGCGTGCGGTACGTGGCCACCTGGTTCGTCGCGCTGAGGGGCGCGAGCGGGCCGCTGGTGAGCGGGCCGTTGCTGCGCGAGCAACTGGTGTACGCGGCGCCCTTCGGGGCGGCCATGGCGCTGTCCATTCCGCAGCAGAACGCGCACCTCTATGTGGTGGCGGGCGCGGTGACGCCGGCGCTGTATGCGCTCTATCGGGTGGGCTGCTTCCAGCTCCCGGTGGTGGACCTCCTTTATACGCCCACCAGCGAGGTGCTGATGGTGCGCCTGGGCGAGCTGGAGAAGGCGGGCCGGCTGGAGGAGGCGGTGGGGGCCTTCCGAGAGGCGGCGGGCAAGCTGGCCTTCGTGTTCCTGCCGTTCGCGGCGTTCCTGTTCGCGGCGGCCCCCGAGTTCATCTCCGCGCTGTTCGGGGCGAAGTTCCTGCCCGCGGTGCCCATCTTCCGGGTGAGCGTGCTGGGCGTGGTGCTGGCCATCCTGCCCATGGACGGGGTGCTGCGCGCCCGGGGGTATACGCGCGCCATCTTCGTCTCGTACCTGGTGAAGGCGCTGGTGACGGTGCCGCTCGTGTGGCTGGGGGTGCGCCACTTCGGGATGCAGGGCGGCATCGCCTCGTGGGCCCTGGCGGAGCTGGTGGGCAAGGCGACGCTGCTGTCGCGGGTGCCGGCGGCGCTGTCCACCCCGGAGCAGCGGCTGCGCATCCGGGATGTCATCCCCTGGTCCGAGCTGGGCAAGGCCTCGATGGCGGCCCTGGCCGCCGGGCTGGGCGTCTTCATCCTGCGCGCGAGCCTGTCGGGCGCGTGGGTGGGGCTGCCCGAGGGCTTCGTCTGGCGCGTGCTGCCGCTGGTGGTCGCCGGGGTGCTCTTCACCCTGGGCTACGTGGGTGTGCTGTGCGCCACGGGCATCCGGCCGCTGCGGGTGCTGGCGAGCCTGCGCCCCCGTGGAGCGGGGTGA
- a CDS encoding polysaccharide deacetylase family protein has translation MAAYRRSQSGGRRILIVSYHRVVGDFTGELQRSIPGLLISEETFRGHLEEAAAADYEFASIGDAVDVMAGRRVAKKDLCVVTFDDGYRDVYRYAYPILKQMGIPAIVYLPTDFIGTNRRFNHDRLFHLVCQAKARRLSPYFNTLPRLTMELLRPVLTGQKTPSAALDDFIGEHSARELVEIIGTLERELGGELLPEQGDIMDWDEVRRMASDGFDFGAHTLGHTVLTLEPPNVVEREILESKLAIEREVPITVRDFAYCNGWYSDEIINVLKAHGFRSGVTTEDLPNRISGDPFTLKRKVLWENFSLGMLGDYSSALTGCQLDDCFGVLGMSHPVPGRRPHLSSAAMAANAVRIEQPLIQPILQGESP, from the coding sequence ATGGCGGCGTACCGCCGGAGCCAGTCCGGTGGGCGGCGCATCCTGATCGTCAGCTATCACCGGGTGGTGGGGGATTTCACAGGGGAGCTGCAGCGGTCCATTCCGGGGCTGCTCATCTCGGAGGAGACATTTCGCGGGCATCTGGAGGAAGCCGCCGCGGCGGACTACGAGTTCGCCTCGATCGGCGATGCGGTGGATGTGATGGCCGGGCGCAGGGTGGCGAAGAAGGATCTGTGCGTCGTCACCTTCGATGATGGGTACCGGGACGTGTACCGGTACGCGTATCCCATCCTGAAGCAGATGGGGATACCGGCCATTGTCTACCTGCCGACGGACTTCATCGGCACGAACCGGCGCTTCAACCACGACCGGCTCTTCCACCTGGTGTGTCAGGCCAAGGCGCGGCGGCTGAGTCCGTACTTCAACACGCTGCCCCGGCTGACGATGGAGCTGCTGCGGCCGGTGCTGACCGGACAGAAGACGCCCTCGGCGGCGCTGGATGACTTCATCGGCGAGCACTCGGCTCGCGAGCTGGTGGAGATCATCGGCACCCTGGAGCGGGAGCTGGGCGGCGAGCTGTTGCCCGAGCAGGGCGACATCATGGATTGGGACGAGGTGCGCCGCATGGCGAGCGACGGCTTCGACTTCGGCGCGCACACGCTGGGGCACACGGTGCTGACGCTGGAGCCTCCCAATGTGGTGGAGCGGGAGATTCTCGAGTCCAAGCTGGCCATCGAGCGCGAGGTGCCCATCACGGTGCGGGACTTCGCGTACTGCAACGGGTGGTACTCGGACGAGATCATCAACGTGCTGAAGGCGCACGGGTTCCGCTCGGGTGTCACCACCGAGGATCTGCCCAACCGGATCTCCGGCGATCCGTTCACCCTCAAGCGCAAGGTGCTGTGGGAGAACTTCAGCCTGGGGATGCTCGGCGACTACTCGTCGGCGCTGACGGGTTGCCAGCTCGATGACTGCTTCGGCGTGCTGGGCATGAGCCACCCTGTGCCGGGGCGGCGCCCGCACTTATCTTCGGCCGCCATGGCAGCCAACGCGGTGCGCATCGAGCAGCCCCTCATCCAACCCATTCTCCAAGGGGAGTCTCCGTGA
- the ccmA gene encoding heme ABC exporter ATP-binding protein CcmA, with amino-acid sequence MDALSTAAPPALALHDVSKRYGRYWALARLTYALPAGRSLLLTGHNGSGKTTLLRLVATALSPTAGRVEVLGRDAVNDRDTVRQNVALLSHASFLYEDLTAHQNLVVLARLLGIPSPSDAAGLLLTRVGLTRRTQSPVRQFSAGMRKRLAIARLLLKAPTLALLDEPFGELDPSGIEAMEKIISELKASGVTVVLATHLIEQGLSLCEERLHLQDGRAVPA; translated from the coding sequence ATGGACGCCCTCTCCACCGCCGCGCCTCCCGCGCTCGCCCTGCATGACGTGAGCAAGCGCTACGGGCGTTATTGGGCTCTGGCGCGCCTCACCTACGCGCTGCCCGCCGGCCGCTCCCTCCTCCTTACCGGCCACAACGGCTCGGGCAAGACCACCCTGCTGCGTCTGGTGGCCACCGCCCTCTCCCCCACCGCCGGCCGGGTGGAAGTCCTGGGGCGGGATGCCGTCAACGACCGCGACACGGTGCGTCAGAACGTGGCGCTCCTGTCCCACGCCAGCTTCCTCTATGAGGACCTGACGGCCCACCAGAACCTCGTGGTCCTCGCCCGGCTGCTGGGCATCCCCTCTCCGTCGGACGCCGCCGGTCTCCTGCTGACCCGGGTGGGCCTCACCCGCCGCACCCAGAGCCCGGTGCGCCAGTTCAGCGCCGGCATGCGCAAGCGCCTGGCCATCGCGCGGCTGCTCCTGAAGGCGCCCACCCTGGCGCTGCTGGACGAGCCCTTCGGCGAGCTGGACCCCTCCGGCATCGAGGCCATGGAGAAGATCATCTCCGAGCTGAAGGCCTCGGGCGTCACCGTGGTGCTCGCCACCCACCTCATCGAGCAGGGGCTGTCCTTGTGCGAGGAGCGCCTCCACCTCCAGGACGGACGGGCGGTGCCCGCGTGA
- a CDS encoding heme exporter protein CcmB produces the protein MKPSKPIGLLRASFVLLAKDLLIEWRTRARLNALVFFALSTLLLFSFALGPDTKLLERNAGGYLWLAILFASTLSLGESFRVEQENACLDGLRLAPADARAIFLSKAVGNTLLLVVLGGLLIPVMVAIYGVKVTLGIGSLLATLVLGCMALAAPGTVYAAIASNARARDVLLPLLLFPLIVPALLASAKGMTLVLQGDPMNQLNSWFGLLGGFNLIYWGLGFLLFPRVVED, from the coding sequence GTGAAGCCCTCCAAGCCCATCGGCCTGCTGCGGGCCTCCTTCGTCCTGCTGGCCAAGGATCTGCTCATCGAGTGGCGCACCCGGGCGCGCCTCAACGCCCTGGTCTTCTTCGCCCTCTCCACCCTGCTCCTGTTCTCCTTCGCCCTGGGGCCGGACACCAAGCTGCTCGAGCGCAACGCCGGGGGCTACCTGTGGCTGGCCATCCTCTTCGCCAGCACCCTGTCGCTGGGGGAGTCCTTCCGGGTGGAGCAGGAGAACGCCTGCCTGGATGGCCTGCGACTGGCCCCGGCCGACGCTCGGGCCATCTTCCTGTCCAAGGCGGTGGGCAACACCCTGCTGCTCGTCGTCCTGGGCGGCCTGCTCATCCCCGTCATGGTCGCGATCTACGGGGTGAAGGTGACCTTGGGAATCGGCTCGCTCCTGGCGACGTTGGTGCTGGGATGCATGGCGCTCGCCGCCCCGGGGACCGTGTATGCAGCCATCGCCAGCAACGCCCGAGCGAGGGACGTGCTCCTACCTCTGCTATTGTTCCCGCTGATTGTTCCCGCCCTCCTGGCCTCGGCCAAGGGGATGACGCTGGTGCTCCAGGGTGACCCGATGAATCAGCTCAACTCATGGTTCGGCCTGCTGGGCGGGTTCAACCTGATCTATTGGGGGCTAGGGTTCCTCCTGTTCCCCCGGGTGGTCGAGGACTGA